Genomic window (Festucalex cinctus isolate MCC-2025b chromosome 7, RoL_Fcin_1.0, whole genome shotgun sequence):
TTCAGCAGCGGCTTCAGCTTGCACATGTTCTTGAAGCTGAGCTGCAGCGCCTCGAAGCGGCAGATGGTGGTCTGCGAGAAGACGTTGCCGTACAGGGTCCCCAGGGCCAGGCCCACGTCCGCCTGCGTGAAGCCCAGCTTGATCCGCCGCTGCTTGAACTGCTTGGCGAACTGCTCCAGGTCGTCGGAGCTGGGCGCGTCCTCGTCCGAGTGGTCCTGGTGGTGGCCGAACGCCTGCTGCGGCGACTCCATGTGGCCGTCGTGCacccccgccgccgccgagtCGTCGTGGAGCGGCTCGCGCATGCCGTGGTGCAGGGCGCCCGGCTGCGGGCTGCCCAGCATGGCGTTCAGGTTCGTGTATCCCGGCTGCGAGTAGACCAGAGCCtggccgccgccggcgccgcctcctccgccgccgccgctcgaCGCGGGCGACAGCGGGGACAGGTGGTGCGCGCCGGCCGGCGCCCAGGCGCCGTGGTGGGCGCCCTGCGCCTGCTGGTGCACCAGGTGCGATCTGTGGTGGAAGCCGGCCGCCAGGTCCTCGCGGCTCGCCTTGTGCTCCTGCTGGCCGAGGTGCGTGCCGCTGCTCCAGTCGCTGTTGGACGTGGGCAGCCACTGGTGGTGCGTCAGGCTCATCGGGTGTCCCGTGTTGGTGGCCGCCAGCCCCTGCAGGTACTCGTGGTGCATCATTTTCTGCACCTCCCGGTAGGTGGTCCCCTGGTGCATGCGGTCCGAGTCCGGGTGCATGAGCGGGTTGGACGGCAAGGAGTTATTCCGCGGGATGTACTGAGCTGTTGTCGCCATGGCTCCGACTCGGAGAAGTGACGGCCGCCGAGGAGGTCTGCGGGCTTTAGAGCCCCGGACGGCGTCGGCGGATGCTCTGGGAGGTCTTGGGCCGGCGAGAGGACACGCCTCCGAGAGGCGAGCATTGGCTCCGCTCCGGCGGAGGCCCGCGGGGACGCGCTCGATAGGCGCGCGTGCGCGCGgagggggaggaagaggaggagaggaggtgggactcgcgcgcgcgcacgcgcggacttcttcttcttcttgcgtgTGCGTTACTTCACCTTAAAAGTCCAAACGTGTGGGgacccattttttttgtactacattaattttaataataatagcagTGCAGGGAAAACCACTGATGCTTTATATACACTACAACAACATTACATGCACCTTGGTGAGTTGATTATGCTGCcactttacacatttttttttgtacctgatTGTGCACATTCCCCTACTGTAAGTAACGGCATCCCATTTAGCAATCATAGGACAAGCCTTGTTTGTCTCACGCTCAAGAGTCGAGATGAATCCTTATGTTTGATTTTATTAACGCAAAAAGAGATTATATGAGCCACGTAGAAGGCTTCTTATagaactacaatgaaacaacaGATATGGAGCATACATTTCTCCCATATGTGGTGACTTCTTCACCTTAAAAGTGCAAGCTTTGATTTTTGCAATAATGTTTCTATGATTCAATAGATTTGATGATTTATTATTCATCTACAACATGCATTGTAACTCACATCGATTGTCTTATGTTGATTTCAGTGACACTTTGATcataattttgcacattttttgcaGCAACATTTGTCCCATTGTAAGTATTGCAcactgtctgtccgtccatccatccatccatccacccacccatccatccatccacccatccatccatccatccatccatccatccatccatccatccatccatccatccatccatccatccatccatccatccatcacactTCATCACGCACTGGTCTCTCACTATAATATTTTAAGCGCTCTCTCACAAGGTAGCAATTTTAAAAAGgtctatattaaatatatttagtatagTACTATTTTGGGAAGAAATACACGTACAATGTAGTTTTTTCCCCAACAAATGTATTCATGTAATGTCTAATTaggaaaaatatttcaaaaaaaaaaacttgctccATTGAAAAATGCTTATTGAGCACAATACATATCATTACATACACCTTCACAATACGAAGATAATAATGGCAACTTTTCAGTGACACATTAACAATGTTtagcattgttgttttttttttgctgcactgCATCACTGGGCTGTTTTTAATAAttctgattcaggaaatgagcACTCGAGGCCTTCATTTTCTAATATATTGctcatgtttttattgttaTGTAATCTCAACATCTGTTTTCAGTCAACGTGCATTAGCCCAAAAATTCAAGTATGCCCCATTCTATGACGCTGGTTTCTTTAAAGTATATATTTTAGCatggcgtgtgtgcgtgttattGCATCTCGAGTCGACACACGCACAAACATACAGCCGTCTTTCCTACAACGCGCACACAGCTAtcttgaacacacacacacacacacacaggtatcATACGTGCACGCAcaaccacacgcacacaaccacacacacgcacgcacacttctCCTCTCCTTCCCCTGCTTGATCTGATTATTTTTCCCTTCACGTTTTGTCCCAATAGCAAATTACCAATTCTATGAATTGCAAAGCAGGCTCGAAGACGCTGAgggggcacacacacacacatacacacgcacacgcggagagagagtgagtgagagggTGAGTGAGGGGCTGGTGGTGGTGCGGGGGTGAAAAGATTGAAAGGGATCTTTTGCAAACACAATCACGTTCTTAAATGGAAATGCGGGGCTTTAAACAAATCTTACATCTCTGGCGTTGCATTCGCCTTAAAAGTCGGCAATCGGCCGCATGTTCCCCTCCTTGCGCTCCTCCTCCCGGACGCCGAGCTGCTGCCTGCCGtttaaatctttttcttttcttcttcttctttgcacGTCAACCTTGTTGTGTGTTTACGTACAGACGTGTTGGGGCTCACGCTTCATTTTTGGGGGATTTTAAAAAGGTAAGGCTGAGTGCTTGGCTGGGGTGTCCGTGCTTGCGAGAaaaggggcggggggggggggggggcgagagagggagggggggtaTGGTCACAGGTGCCTGTCATCATCTGGCGAAAGGGCGTGGTTTATGGCCAACCCCGTCCTTCTTAACTGTACACATGCTTGCGGGTCAATTTATGACATTCGAATGCGCTTGTAAGGTTACAAATTTGCAGCGTCAATATGTTaggtcaaaaacattttcaaaaccacaagaatacatttgatttttgttgttgttgttgttgttgtaagaaACAGAGTATTTAAATTGTAGTGGAGTTTGTGGTTACAAGTACGCGTCCATATAATCTGGCGAAAGGCGTGATTTATGACCACCCGTCCTTGACTGTACTCACGCCTGATGGTCAATTTATGACATTTGCATGCACTTTGGAGCTTCGATATGTTAGGTCAtaggaatttaaaaattaaagaaTTAGTTTGAGCTTATTTGTACAAATGCAACAAACTgactttaaaatgtgattttttgacAGTGTAATTATCTATAGCGAAAGGTGTGATTTATGGCCACCTACCTGTGAGAGCATTTTCATACAATTTGCTCAATGAATTAATTACTTTAAAGTTATGTACAAGTACTTTTGCTAATATTACACATTCTTAGGACTTTTAAGTACTTTTCAATTGAAATCTAATTTTTGTGACTGTGCACTTTGTCTTTCATCCATCCTCTGCAGTCACTCCGCAgtgttgtgtgtatttgtgttcaTGTCTGGAGGAGCAAATGTTTGTTAGTTGGAGTTGCTCTTAGCGTGCATTTTCAAGTTTGACTGAACTTGACATGTTAAgtaaaaccaataaaaaaaaaaacaactagtaAGAATTAAagatattacaatttttttatgacttaaaatattttattgaatttgTCTGTAAAGAGTACAATGATGAAAGCTCTTGCATGCCATTTGCATGATCTTGTAGTGGAGTTTATGGTCTGGCGAAAGGCGTGATTTATGGCCCCATCCTTGACAGTACATTATGTCATTTGCATGGAATTGTAGtgcactgcatttttttttaaatgttaaaatttgtTGGGGAGAAATTTCTAAAACCACTTTTacccatttattttttgtgactgTGTTTTAGGACTAGTCatgttattgattgattgatggattgattgattgattgattgattgattgattgattgattgattgactgactgAAAATTGTGTGTCTTTCTGTGGGTTATTCATCCCCATTGTTGTGCATCATGTCTATAACAATTTCTGTCACAGGATGAATAAAGTTTATAGCGATCTATCCATCCACAAAgcctgtaaaaacaaacaaaaaacaaggcaTCCACAGTGTTGTATTTTGTGCCAATGTTTCATGCATTCTtactaaaaagtattttttacttttatgtttTAAACTTCGGACTAATCAGCCGTTTAACAGGTTAAATAAAACCAATTTCAAAATGACAACGATTGACAATGTCAGGTTGCTCCACAGTGTTGTGTGTGTCCTATAGATTACttattattttgtgcattttctctttaaattagtcattttgttTGACTTTAAATTATGTGACTACAtcatttttataattaattttccGTCCCTATGTTTTTTTCTGGGGGTCATttgtccccgccccccgccaTTCTTATGGGCCATGTCTATAAAAAGCACACCGCACAGTCATTCTTGTGTGTGGAAGGAAAAGCCACATCCAGA
Coding sequences:
- the pou3f1 gene encoding POU domain, class 3, transcription factor 1 — its product is MATTAQYIPRNNSLPSNPLMHPDSDRMHQGTTYREVQKMMHHEYLQGLAATNTGHPMSLTHHQWLPTSNSDWSSGTHLGQQEHKASREDLAAGFHHRSHLVHQQAQGAHHGAWAPAGAHHLSPLSPASSGGGGGGGAGGGQALVYSQPGYTNLNAMLGSPQPGALHHGMREPLHDDSAAAGVHDGHMESPQQAFGHHQDHSDEDAPSSDDLEQFAKQFKQRRIKLGFTQADVGLALGTLYGNVFSQTTICRFEALQLSFKNMCKLKPLLNKWLEETDSNTGSPTNLDKIAAQGRKRKKRTSIEVGVKGALENHFLKCPKPSAHEITTLAGTLQLEKEVVRVWFCNRRQKEKRMTPVGVPHPNMEDVYSQAETPPLHRSLHSPVQ